A genomic window from Candidatus Pelagisphaera phototrophica includes:
- a CDS encoding 5'-3' exonuclease: MPKYLLVDGFNMAFRAYYAVHELARSDGFPTNALYGWVRSMWKLVDDQKPDETIVFFDLGGALAKLALLPEYKANRGETPEDFEKQVPIIKALTQAMGYGIYEEYGVESDDILAAYANRLCSREEDARVMIVSADKDFAQSVTDRIHMLLPPPTANPRLGWRVIDPEGVETKFGVKTNQIADYLSLIGDTSDNIPGIPGVGPKTAVKWLNEYDDIEGVASNSSSLKPVRFQEIVPTMSEQLAINRKIITFDPDCGPEFIPSGVVDPTSLFKILEEMEMKTHLKEAKKRYSQGELAL; encoded by the coding sequence ATGCCAAAATACTTGCTCGTTGACGGATTCAATATGGCGTTTCGCGCCTATTATGCCGTTCATGAATTAGCCCGTTCCGACGGATTTCCAACGAATGCGCTCTACGGTTGGGTTCGCTCGATGTGGAAGCTCGTGGACGATCAGAAGCCAGATGAGACGATCGTCTTCTTCGACCTTGGAGGAGCCCTAGCGAAGCTGGCATTATTACCTGAATACAAGGCGAATCGAGGTGAAACTCCCGAGGATTTTGAGAAGCAGGTTCCGATTATCAAGGCTCTCACGCAAGCGATGGGGTATGGGATATACGAAGAATACGGGGTCGAGTCCGATGACATCCTCGCTGCTTATGCGAATCGATTATGTTCCAGGGAAGAGGATGCCCGTGTGATGATAGTGAGTGCCGACAAGGATTTTGCCCAATCGGTGACAGATCGAATCCACATGCTGCTGCCGCCTCCCACTGCGAATCCAAGACTGGGCTGGCGAGTGATTGATCCAGAAGGTGTGGAAACTAAGTTTGGAGTAAAAACGAACCAAATAGCAGACTATTTGTCACTCATCGGAGATACGTCGGACAATATTCCCGGAATTCCTGGTGTGGGTCCGAAGACCGCTGTGAAGTGGTTGAATGAATACGATGATATCGAAGGAGTTGCCAGTAATTCAAGTAGCCTAAAGCCAGTTCGATTTCAGGAGATTGTTCCGACGATGAGTGAACAACTAGCGATTAACCGGAAGATTATTACTTTTGATCCGGATTGCGGGCCGGAGTTTATTCCGTCGGGTGTAGTCGACCCAACAAGCCTTTTCAAAATTCTTGAAGAGATGGAGATGAAAACGCATCTGAAAGAAGCAAAAAAGCGGTATTCTCAGGGCGAGTTGGCTCTGTAG
- a CDS encoding pyruvate dehydrogenase complex dihydrolipoamide acetyltransferase: MATIIDMPKLSDTMTLGTVANWLKNEGDTVESGDVIAEIETDKATMELEAFDEGVLLKQIAAVGAQVPVGSPICAIGEEGESIDIQSTPATDTSTSAEANAEPETSENASSDSRSSEAEPDPTQEKAATGRLKASPLARKIAEQRSIDLSKLTGSGPKGRIVKKDVLGADSGSVGQPTSTDVPTSTSGGIAVSEDIPVSQMRAIIAQRLQESKTTAPHFYLESEIDVGALLDLRKQLNSELAALPPEHGSVKFSVNDFILKAATEALRRVPAMNRSWAGKTIRQHSSVDISFGVAIEDGLLTPVIRNAEAKSLKSISAEAKELITKARSKKLSPNEMSGSTFTVTNLGMFGVTGFYGIINTPNAGILSIGATIARPVVRDNGSIEAAQIMKIGLSCDHRVVDGATGAKFLQSLKTILENPAFIFL, from the coding sequence ATGGCCACTATAATCGACATGCCCAAACTTAGCGACACCATGACATTGGGAACCGTCGCTAACTGGCTCAAGAATGAAGGCGACACCGTAGAGTCCGGCGACGTCATTGCCGAAATCGAAACCGACAAGGCAACCATGGAACTGGAAGCGTTTGACGAGGGTGTGCTCTTGAAGCAGATTGCCGCCGTCGGCGCCCAAGTGCCCGTTGGATCTCCCATCTGCGCCATCGGAGAAGAAGGAGAATCCATTGATATCCAGTCCACGCCGGCAACGGATACTTCAACAAGTGCAGAGGCTAATGCAGAACCTGAGACCTCTGAAAATGCATCATCGGATTCAAGAAGTTCAGAAGCAGAACCTGATCCTACTCAAGAAAAAGCGGCTACTGGTCGACTCAAAGCATCCCCGCTAGCCAGGAAGATTGCGGAACAACGGAGTATCGATCTTTCCAAATTGACCGGTTCTGGTCCCAAAGGTCGAATTGTTAAGAAAGATGTGCTGGGAGCGGATTCAGGATCTGTGGGCCAACCCACTTCAACTGATGTCCCTACTTCCACATCGGGTGGGATAGCCGTATCCGAGGACATTCCGGTTTCCCAAATGCGGGCAATCATCGCCCAACGGCTCCAGGAGAGCAAAACGACCGCTCCTCACTTCTATCTCGAATCAGAAATCGATGTCGGTGCACTGCTGGACTTGCGCAAACAACTCAATTCGGAGTTAGCCGCCCTTCCACCGGAGCACGGAAGCGTCAAATTTAGTGTTAATGATTTCATATTGAAGGCAGCAACCGAAGCCTTGCGCCGGGTTCCCGCAATGAACCGCTCTTGGGCAGGAAAGACCATCCGGCAACATAGTTCCGTCGATATTTCTTTTGGCGTGGCAATCGAAGACGGCCTTTTGACCCCAGTCATCAGAAATGCGGAGGCAAAGTCCCTGAAATCAATCTCAGCAGAAGCGAAAGAACTAATCACTAAGGCCAGATCGAAGAAACTTTCCCCCAACGAGATGTCCGGAAGCACTTTCACGGTAACCAATCTCGGTATGTTCGGCGTAACCGGATTTTACGGAATCATCAACACTCCAAACGCAGGAATTCTGTCAATTGGTGCCACAATCGCCCGTCCAGTCGTCCGAGATAACGGAAGTATTGAGGCCGCGCAGATAATGAAAATCGGCCTTAGCTGCGATCATCGTGTTGTCGATGGGGCGACCGGAGCGAAATTCCTCCAGTCGCTCAAGACGATCCTCGAAAACCCAGCCTTCATTTTCCTCTAA
- the pdhA gene encoding pyruvate dehydrogenase (acetyl-transferring) E1 component subunit alpha, with protein MTKTTAPKKSARPKPTKANLAKEAKTSANAKLTAEELIGFYREMVRIRRFEERSLRAYQQGKIAGFLHLYIGQESIAVGCVSLMEENDHVITAYRDHGHALAVGMSMDECMAELFGKATGCSKGKGGSMHYFDPSKNYWGGHGIVAGQTPLGAGLAYGLKYQEKKGCALCFLGDGAVNQGAFHESLNIASLWDLPVVYIIENNGYSMGTSQERSSVHPEAGIAARADGYNMNWAKINGESLFDIREGVEKAMNLARDESKPSLLEIHTYRYQGHSIADANHKKYRSKEEIDDYRKNHDPIILYRDYLLESKLLDDDGIKKIDLAAKEEAEKSAAFAEQSEFPIEEDILKDVYWEEDNPDQKQSEGRIFFND; from the coding sequence GTGACCAAAACCACCGCACCAAAGAAATCTGCGCGACCCAAGCCGACAAAGGCAAATCTCGCCAAAGAAGCCAAAACTTCCGCCAACGCCAAACTGACGGCCGAAGAGCTGATTGGATTCTACCGGGAAATGGTCCGAATCAGAAGATTTGAGGAGAGGTCTCTTCGGGCCTACCAACAGGGGAAAATCGCAGGATTCCTGCACCTCTACATTGGACAGGAGTCCATCGCTGTCGGTTGCGTCTCTTTAATGGAGGAAAATGACCACGTAATCACCGCGTATCGTGATCATGGACACGCTCTCGCGGTTGGGATGAGTATGGACGAATGCATGGCTGAGCTTTTTGGGAAGGCTACCGGGTGCTCCAAAGGGAAAGGGGGCTCGATGCACTACTTTGACCCCAGCAAAAACTATTGGGGCGGACACGGAATCGTTGCGGGACAAACACCGTTAGGAGCCGGTCTGGCATATGGTCTGAAATACCAAGAGAAAAAAGGTTGTGCCCTTTGCTTCCTTGGAGATGGAGCCGTAAACCAAGGGGCCTTCCACGAGTCATTGAATATCGCTTCCCTTTGGGACCTGCCCGTCGTCTACATCATCGAAAACAATGGCTACTCAATGGGGACTTCCCAGGAACGTTCCAGCGTACATCCCGAAGCTGGCATTGCTGCAAGAGCGGATGGATACAATATGAACTGGGCCAAGATTAACGGAGAATCCCTCTTCGATATTCGTGAAGGGGTAGAGAAAGCGATGAATCTAGCCCGAGATGAGTCCAAGCCGTCCCTTCTGGAGATCCATACCTACCGATATCAGGGTCACTCCATCGCCGATGCGAACCACAAGAAATATCGTTCCAAGGAGGAAATCGACGACTACCGTAAAAACCATGACCCAATAATCCTTTACCGAGACTATCTACTTGAATCAAAACTGTTGGACGACGATGGCATCAAAAAAATAGACCTCGCTGCGAAAGAGGAGGCAGAAAAGTCTGCCGCCTTCGCGGAGCAAAGCGAGTTTCCAATCGAAGAGGATATATTGAAAGACGTGTACTGGGAAGAGGACAATCCAGATCAAAAGCAGTCCGAGGGTCGAATTTTTTTCAACGATTAA
- a CDS encoding type II secretion system protein GspD translates to MKNLKSHFSKFAVCAAVAMISIVSTSSSLGQSEIDTKIRLMSEALQARDSGDLEKARERLNQLLEITPADRSVQSILKSVDSMIAEKNSAGGSNAASAAADRRAALQSEAEYLARLEAERIEKSMVSAREIREIALRQSKRGDFPLALKTIGSAIGMLEPNPLTQTLIDELKRDQREILRKQSTSDARRVSAADSSNGLLPIDQISPDFVNLQQEIEALSLRGRSQFIAGDIDGAESSFKQIEALDPNSAMAKSFLVKISQERQSLAYLNKLKSREQLLEEVSSAWQRPGIYEERPDVNPTVLGPAPLLQKLDRIVIANVNFTEVPLNQAVNTLSAISEDFDNTDIGAPGVNLVLLDPERINPTVNITLRHLSLRRILDFIVDSVGFQYEIQEDAVVLRPGGENRNLNTEVFPVSRSTVIRMTGLSGSSTESAFDADPFASGGGTSSPARGMASDAFTIQNFLQQAGVDFSSTEGSTMAYDGSAMIVTQSTRNLERIRNILNRYTDVKQVEIEAKFLEVQEGTIEELGFNWILTHDDSRTSGNPNGTGEDYRSSLRSLSDTSSPSNVSSAILIDGLEVERITPPDIPGGVPLGVGSEPLTRIFGDIGKMSVDVAVRALSQTSGSDLLSAPKVTVLSGNQAEINVSQEFRYPTRYTDTESNVGNTSGSINGGGAAGVTITPGTPEDFETRNIGVELSVTPIVEEDDYSITLELNPSVTEFEGFVEYGGPSVALTADRTVKVPSGFYQPIFAVREVSTKVTIWDGATVVMGGLTREDVITVKDKVPFLGDMPFFGRFFRSEGEASSKRNLLIFVTANLVSPGGSPKRQTLRGVQPGALFQNPTIVTPGGSESRSQ, encoded by the coding sequence ATGAAAAACTTAAAATCACATTTTTCGAAATTCGCTGTATGCGCTGCAGTTGCCATGATTTCGATCGTCTCGACAAGTTCCTCCTTGGGGCAGAGTGAGATCGATACCAAGATCCGATTGATGTCGGAGGCTCTGCAAGCACGCGACTCGGGAGACTTGGAGAAAGCCCGAGAGCGATTGAATCAGTTGTTGGAGATTACACCGGCTGACCGTTCAGTCCAAAGCATTCTCAAAAGCGTCGATAGCATGATCGCTGAAAAAAACAGTGCGGGTGGCTCGAACGCTGCGTCGGCAGCCGCAGATCGAAGGGCAGCCCTGCAAAGCGAAGCGGAATATTTGGCGCGACTAGAGGCAGAGCGTATAGAAAAATCAATGGTGAGTGCTCGAGAAATTCGTGAAATCGCTTTAAGACAAAGTAAGCGCGGTGACTTTCCGCTCGCTCTCAAAACCATTGGTAGCGCGATAGGAATGCTGGAGCCAAATCCATTAACGCAAACGCTGATTGATGAGCTTAAGCGCGATCAGCGGGAGATCTTGAGAAAGCAATCGACGAGCGATGCCCGGCGTGTGTCCGCCGCCGATTCCTCAAATGGACTTTTGCCTATCGACCAGATCAGTCCAGATTTCGTCAATCTTCAGCAAGAGATTGAAGCATTGTCACTGCGCGGCCGGAGCCAGTTCATCGCAGGCGATATCGACGGAGCGGAGTCTTCCTTCAAGCAAATCGAAGCACTAGATCCCAATAGCGCGATGGCGAAAAGCTTCCTTGTGAAGATCTCTCAAGAAAGACAGTCATTGGCTTACCTAAATAAACTGAAGTCGAGGGAACAGCTTTTGGAAGAAGTCTCTAGCGCCTGGCAACGTCCGGGTATTTACGAAGAGCGTCCAGATGTGAACCCAACGGTGTTAGGCCCTGCTCCATTGCTGCAGAAGCTGGACCGGATTGTCATAGCGAATGTCAATTTTACTGAAGTCCCTCTTAACCAAGCGGTGAATACGCTAAGCGCGATTTCCGAGGATTTTGATAACACAGATATAGGAGCACCCGGTGTAAATCTCGTGCTCCTAGATCCAGAGCGGATCAATCCTACCGTGAACATCACGCTCCGCCATTTGTCGCTGAGGCGAATATTGGATTTCATTGTCGACTCTGTTGGCTTTCAGTACGAAATCCAGGAAGATGCGGTAGTTCTGCGACCAGGAGGTGAGAATCGAAATCTGAATACAGAAGTATTCCCCGTTTCCCGGTCCACTGTAATTCGGATGACTGGATTGTCGGGTTCTTCGACTGAAAGCGCGTTTGATGCGGATCCATTCGCTTCTGGTGGTGGCACATCATCACCTGCAAGAGGAATGGCGAGCGATGCATTCACCATTCAAAATTTCTTGCAGCAGGCGGGGGTAGATTTCAGTAGCACCGAAGGTAGCACAATGGCTTACGACGGATCGGCGATGATTGTGACCCAATCCACGCGAAACCTGGAGCGAATCCGAAATATACTGAATCGGTATACCGATGTTAAGCAGGTCGAAATTGAAGCTAAGTTCCTCGAGGTTCAAGAAGGGACGATCGAAGAATTGGGATTTAATTGGATACTGACCCATGACGATAGCAGAACAAGTGGTAATCCAAATGGAACGGGTGAGGACTACCGGAGTTCACTTAGAAGTCTCTCTGATACAAGTTCCCCCTCAAATGTATCGAGTGCGATTTTGATCGACGGACTGGAAGTCGAGCGGATTACGCCTCCGGATATTCCAGGTGGCGTGCCTCTTGGGGTAGGCAGTGAGCCTTTGACACGAATTTTTGGGGACATCGGAAAAATGAGCGTGGACGTTGCCGTTCGCGCACTTTCCCAGACTTCCGGATCCGATCTGTTAAGCGCTCCTAAAGTAACCGTGCTTTCCGGAAACCAGGCGGAAATAAACGTTAGCCAGGAGTTTCGTTACCCGACCCGCTACACGGATACTGAGAGTAATGTTGGTAATACCAGTGGTAGTATCAACGGTGGAGGCGCTGCTGGAGTAACGATTACACCTGGTACGCCAGAAGATTTCGAAACTAGAAATATCGGAGTCGAACTCTCGGTAACGCCAATCGTTGAAGAGGATGATTACAGTATTACTTTGGAGCTCAACCCGAGCGTGACCGAATTTGAAGGATTCGTCGAGTACGGCGGGCCGAGCGTCGCATTGACTGCGGACCGCACAGTGAAAGTTCCCTCTGGTTTCTATCAACCGATTTTCGCGGTGAGGGAAGTCTCAACCAAAGTTACCATTTGGGATGGGGCAACCGTGGTAATGGGTGGTTTAACGCGTGAAGACGTGATCACAGTTAAAGACAAAGTTCCTTTTCTTGGAGACATGCCATTTTTCGGGCGGTTCTTCCGCTCTGAAGGTGAGGCGTCCTCCAAGCGGAATTTACTGATATTCGTTACGGCAAATCTGGTTAGTCCTGGTGGATCGCCCAAGCGTCAAACGCTTCGAGGGGTACAGCCAGGGGCACTCTTCCAGAATCCGACAATTGTAACTCCGGGCGGAAGCGAGTCGCGGAGTCAGTAG
- a CDS encoding Amuc_1100 family pilus-like protein: protein MFWLKRNPFFYLTLGLLLVVAIGGMLYTSKDADRLEQLKDQYESKDKQLQLFLSRSPAPTNANLAVLDRNYEQLMEEFKKSQASLNLSTFDRDLFFGKPPSNSNDAFFMIAKYVEDTRRLAISSSVKTVEGSRFGFKQYENVGPSKEDITRVHRQTKIMEALLQALFDSGIGELVSIKREGSEEAQPQLKGRSNSTSNGELFSLEGDGLVRRADSFDSLAFRLEFKGQSLAMRGFLNRITGSSLPFSVHEVDVRLERESGSDEGRSAIIDNPFLSEENSNVQSRAVQVPIISENESHFGVTLEFLELIDSGVLTEVERVGKGSGDV from the coding sequence ATGTTCTGGCTTAAGCGAAATCCTTTTTTCTATCTCACTCTTGGGCTGCTTTTGGTGGTCGCGATTGGGGGGATGCTTTACACTTCGAAGGATGCGGATAGGCTCGAGCAGCTCAAGGATCAGTATGAGTCCAAGGACAAGCAATTACAGCTTTTCTTGAGTCGATCTCCCGCTCCTACGAATGCCAATCTTGCCGTTTTGGACCGAAATTATGAGCAATTGATGGAGGAGTTTAAGAAATCCCAAGCTTCCCTTAATCTGAGTACATTCGACAGGGATCTGTTTTTTGGAAAACCGCCTTCGAATAGCAACGATGCCTTCTTCATGATCGCCAAGTATGTCGAGGATACCCGGCGACTGGCAATTAGCAGTAGCGTGAAAACGGTCGAGGGCAGCCGGTTTGGTTTTAAGCAGTACGAGAACGTGGGACCATCGAAAGAGGATATTACTCGGGTCCATCGGCAGACGAAGATTATGGAAGCCTTGCTTCAAGCCCTATTTGACTCAGGCATTGGCGAGCTCGTATCCATCAAACGTGAAGGATCGGAAGAAGCTCAGCCGCAATTGAAAGGGAGAAGTAATTCAACTTCTAACGGGGAATTATTCAGTTTAGAAGGCGATGGCTTGGTTCGTCGCGCGGATTCATTTGATTCTCTGGCCTTCCGGTTGGAATTCAAGGGTCAGTCCCTCGCTATGAGAGGATTCCTGAATCGAATCACGGGTTCGTCTTTGCCCTTTTCAGTGCATGAAGTTGATGTTAGGCTCGAACGTGAATCTGGGTCTGATGAAGGTCGCAGTGCGATTATTGACAATCCTTTCTTGAGCGAAGAAAACTCGAATGTGCAATCAAGGGCGGTTCAAGTGCCTATCATATCGGAAAACGAGTCTCACTTCGGTGTGACCTTGGAGTTTCTTGAGTTGATCGATAGCGGGGTATTGACTGAGGTGGAGCGCGTGGGAAAGGGAAGTGGCGATGTTTAG
- a CDS encoding NUDIX hydrolase, producing the protein MEYKISVLIFIRNIKGEFLMLERKKSPNQGLWSPIGGKLKMETGESPHQCAARETFEEIGLKIDPSQLHLFCMIAEKAYEGNNHWLMFLFDSQLAIHELPEAIDEGTFSFFSREQIDNLSIPETDRQGLWAIYDNYRDSFVSARANCEPGQPLEIVVEQVIEGWESKS; encoded by the coding sequence ATGGAATATAAGATAAGCGTCCTGATCTTCATCAGAAACATCAAAGGAGAGTTCCTGATGCTAGAAAGAAAGAAATCTCCGAATCAGGGTCTCTGGAGCCCTATTGGCGGAAAGCTTAAAATGGAGACGGGTGAATCCCCCCATCAATGCGCCGCTCGAGAGACGTTCGAGGAAATTGGGCTTAAAATTGACCCTTCCCAACTCCACCTCTTTTGCATGATCGCGGAGAAAGCTTACGAAGGGAATAATCATTGGCTAATGTTCCTATTCGACAGCCAACTAGCGATTCACGAACTTCCTGAAGCCATAGACGAGGGAACGTTCTCATTCTTCTCGCGGGAACAAATCGACAATCTTTCGATACCTGAAACCGACCGCCAGGGACTCTGGGCGATCTACGACAATTACAGGGACAGCTTCGTGTCCGCTCGAGCCAATTGCGAGCCAGGGCAACCCCTGGAAATCGTCGTGGAACAAGTGATTGAAGGTTGGGAAAGCAAATCCTGA
- the pilM gene encoding pilus assembly protein PilM, which yields MNTSGRCELVNYWRRELDQSLSEPLLWLKAASQSFGDVRSRFKGDMPVGYALPGNLVLTKYLKIPQVPVKKREKVVAFEARQNIPYPIADVAWDDNLIDEDDLDFETVIAASKSELVESLSLYGKQSKMDPDVIEPTFVGLINAFRFNEPETSGCSLLLSIGAKSTDIVFFDGSKFYSRNVSLGGNTVTQEIRGALDLPFDDAENIKRAAIAGDPLPTGEHIAFREAQESFLKKLNIEISRTLAIYKNHGYDDDPVRCYITGGGSLLPNLQGGLGDRLGLPVGHFDPLKEVRVSTSCSDEKLEMDKAFLAEAIGIAIGRFLPDSTQINLLPRSILWQRKFKRQQPYYLFAGLVACASIALPLVNTKIAAQRYEEEIRNLDSKVIPLRELNTRINNRIADIEKLRSVIGEASMIAESRSNWIQFLNDIQSRLDDVEDVWIDRIEVARPVTLASNTSNRFNSKRNNASAAEPSKVRLHLEGRLLDVSNPLSTVSQESNRRVSALLDSFAASEFVEGLENESFDNNVPGILKFNFTLVVDSARPL from the coding sequence ATGAACACAAGTGGTCGCTGCGAGTTGGTCAACTACTGGAGGAGGGAACTAGATCAGTCGCTCAGCGAGCCCCTGCTCTGGCTCAAGGCGGCATCCCAGTCTTTTGGCGATGTCCGCTCTCGCTTCAAGGGTGACATGCCTGTGGGGTATGCGCTTCCTGGCAATCTGGTACTGACGAAGTATCTGAAGATCCCCCAAGTTCCTGTGAAGAAGCGGGAAAAGGTGGTCGCGTTTGAGGCCAGGCAGAATATCCCGTACCCGATCGCGGATGTGGCTTGGGATGACAATCTGATCGACGAAGATGATCTGGACTTCGAAACCGTCATCGCCGCATCCAAATCTGAGCTTGTGGAATCGCTCTCACTTTACGGAAAGCAATCCAAGATGGATCCAGATGTGATTGAACCGACTTTTGTGGGTTTGATCAATGCCTTCAGATTCAACGAGCCCGAAACCAGCGGTTGTTCGCTTCTTTTGTCGATCGGCGCAAAGTCTACCGACATTGTCTTTTTCGATGGTAGCAAGTTCTACTCAAGAAATGTGTCTCTAGGGGGTAACACCGTAACCCAGGAAATTCGAGGCGCTTTAGATTTGCCCTTTGATGATGCTGAGAACATCAAGCGAGCTGCGATCGCGGGTGACCCTTTACCAACGGGGGAGCATATCGCATTTAGGGAGGCCCAAGAAAGCTTCCTTAAGAAGCTCAATATAGAAATCAGTCGAACCCTAGCTATTTACAAGAATCACGGATACGATGACGATCCCGTTCGGTGCTACATTACTGGGGGGGGGTCTCTGCTGCCGAATCTCCAAGGCGGTTTGGGAGACCGTCTCGGTTTACCTGTGGGGCACTTCGATCCCTTGAAAGAGGTTCGAGTTTCTACAAGTTGTTCTGACGAGAAGCTCGAAATGGATAAGGCTTTTCTCGCGGAGGCGATTGGAATCGCGATAGGGCGGTTTTTGCCCGACTCGACGCAAATCAATCTGCTCCCGAGGAGTATCCTATGGCAGCGGAAATTTAAACGCCAGCAACCTTATTATCTTTTTGCGGGCCTCGTGGCGTGCGCGTCGATCGCATTGCCACTTGTTAACACAAAAATAGCGGCACAACGATACGAAGAGGAGATTCGTAATCTAGATTCGAAAGTGATTCCTCTCCGGGAGCTCAATACTCGCATCAATAATCGAATAGCCGATATTGAGAAATTGAGAAGCGTGATTGGGGAGGCGAGTATGATCGCGGAGAGTCGTTCAAACTGGATACAGTTTCTGAATGACATTCAATCGCGGCTCGACGACGTGGAAGACGTATGGATAGACCGAATAGAAGTTGCCCGTCCGGTAACTCTCGCCTCAAATACTTCTAACCGTTTCAATTCTAAGCGAAACAACGCGAGTGCTGCAGAACCCAGCAAGGTCCGCCTTCATCTGGAAGGGCGGTTGCTCGATGTGTCCAATCCCCTTTCGACAGTAAGCCAGGAGTCTAATCGCCGGGTGTCGGCTCTTTTGGACAGCTTTGCTGCGTCCGAGTTTGTTGAAGGTCTGGAAAACGAGAGTTTCGATAATAACGTGCCTGGCATTCTGAAGTTTAATTTCACTTTGGTGGTCGATTCCGCCCGCCCATTGTAA
- a CDS encoding alpha-ketoacid dehydrogenase subunit beta gives MPDISYRQAIKNAMIEELNRDENVVIIGEEVAEYNGAYKVTEGLLKQFGPKRIVDAPISEAGFIGMGIGASMLGIRPVMELMFWSFAYVAWDQIINNAASVRYMSGGKINVPIVIRGPANGGTGVGATHSHTPENFIANTPGLKVVCPSNPYDAKGLMKSAIRDNDPVYVMESTIMYNDVGEVPDEDYTVPLGKAKVTREGTDLSLIAHGPSVLVCLEAAEVLKTEHNIDAEVVDLRSIRPLDEEMIVNSVKKTSRAVLVEENKPFCGVDAQIAYLIQNQAFDYLDAPVQRISAIDAPAVYSPPLEKIQLPKANVVVKKVLEIC, from the coding sequence ATGCCAGATATCAGTTACCGTCAAGCGATTAAAAACGCTATGATAGAAGAGCTCAATCGCGATGAAAACGTCGTAATTATCGGCGAAGAGGTTGCGGAATACAATGGCGCTTACAAAGTCACAGAGGGACTCCTGAAGCAATTCGGGCCCAAGCGAATTGTCGATGCTCCGATCAGTGAAGCGGGTTTTATCGGAATGGGGATTGGCGCATCCATGCTCGGGATACGACCGGTTATGGAACTCATGTTCTGGAGCTTCGCCTACGTTGCCTGGGACCAGATCATTAACAATGCCGCCAGCGTCCGCTATATGTCTGGAGGAAAAATCAATGTGCCAATCGTTATTCGAGGACCCGCAAACGGCGGCACCGGTGTTGGAGCCACTCACTCTCACACTCCAGAAAACTTTATCGCCAACACTCCTGGTCTTAAGGTTGTCTGCCCGTCCAATCCTTACGATGCCAAAGGCTTGATGAAGTCCGCCATCCGCGACAACGACCCGGTTTATGTCATGGAGAGTACCATCATGTATAATGACGTGGGCGAAGTTCCGGACGAAGACTACACGGTCCCCCTCGGAAAGGCAAAGGTTACGCGGGAAGGCACCGACCTATCACTAATCGCACACGGACCCTCCGTACTGGTTTGCCTGGAGGCAGCAGAAGTATTGAAGACGGAGCACAATATTGATGCAGAAGTCGTGGACCTACGATCAATCCGCCCCCTAGATGAGGAAATGATTGTCAATTCAGTCAAAAAGACGAGTCGTGCCGTGCTTGTAGAAGAGAACAAACCCTTCTGCGGTGTCGATGCCCAGATCGCTTACCTGATTCAGAACCAAGCCTTCGACTATCTCGACGCTCCCGTCCAGCGGATATCCGCGATCGACGCGCCGGCTGTTTACAGTCCACCTCTGGAAAAAATCCAGCTTCCCAAAGCCAATGTGGTCGTGAAGAAAGTACTGGAGATCTGCTGA